The Gymnodinialimonas sp. 57CJ19 genome includes a window with the following:
- a CDS encoding RDD family protein, translating into MTRSPLPDPTYDAAFYDGVLPKRLFAWAIDAALIFVAMLILSVLTAGIAFLLWIPVHFGLAFLYRWRTIRAESATLGMRLMNIELRGPSGARLTSQEAAVHTGCYMVAATIFVIQLISIGMMMGRPFNRSLSDELVGTVMINCPA; encoded by the coding sequence ATGACCCGCTCGCCCCTGCCCGACCCAACCTATGATGCTGCCTTCTACGACGGCGTCTTGCCCAAACGCCTGTTTGCCTGGGCCATCGACGCGGCGCTGATCTTTGTCGCGATGCTGATCCTGAGCGTTCTGACCGCGGGGATCGCCTTTCTACTCTGGATACCGGTGCACTTTGGCCTCGCCTTCCTGTACCGCTGGCGCACGATCCGGGCGGAATCCGCAACCCTCGGCATGCGTCTGATGAATATCGAGCTGCGCGGTCCCTCCGGTGCCCGCCTCACCAGCCAAGAGGCCGCCGTGCATACCGGCTGCTATATGGTGGCCGCCACGATTTTCGTGATCCAGCTGATTTCCATCGGCATGATGATGGGTCGCCCGTTCAACCGCAGCCTCTCCGATGAGCTTGTCGGCACCGTGATGATTAACTGTCCGGCCTAG
- a CDS encoding DUF2852 domain-containing protein → MTTTTAPTHSHESLGWFSRAENWLDARGKGAWIAAMVIGFIFFWPIGLALLAYMIWSKRMFNGSCTSRRHSHRGHKFNSSGNSAFDAYKADTLKRLEDEQGAFEAFLQRLRDAKDKSEFDAFMDDRAEAAKAETEEAKA, encoded by the coding sequence ATGACCACAACAACCGCCCCCACCCATTCCCATGAAAGCCTTGGTTGGTTTTCTCGGGCGGAAAACTGGCTTGATGCCCGTGGCAAAGGCGCTTGGATCGCTGCCATGGTCATCGGTTTCATCTTTTTCTGGCCGATCGGCCTCGCCCTTCTGGCCTACATGATCTGGAGTAAACGCATGTTCAACGGTTCCTGCACATCCCGCCGCCACAGCCACCGTGGCCACAAGTTCAACTCTTCCGGGAACAGCGCCTTCGACGCCTACAAGGCCGACACGCTGAAGCGCCTGGAAGATGAGCAAGGCGCGTTCGAGGCCTTCTTGCAACGCCTGCGCGATGCCAAGGACAAGTCCGAATTCGACGCCTTCATGGACGACCGGGCCGAAGCCGCAAAGGCTGAGACCGAAGAAGCCAAGGCGTAA
- a CDS encoding TetR/AcrR family transcriptional regulator has product MTEQTKSDQTRKKILTAGRELALKGGFSGVGIAQILAESGVPKGSFYYYFPSKDAFGQAMLHDYVDDYLSRMDLLTASPQLAGDKLAAFWGAWLGHEGAGGISTRCLVVKLGAEIADLSEGMRVVLDTGVDALVDRIAALLIAGVGDGSVRPVDDPQAVARMLYAKFLGAAILAKISRSDLPLQQALAETRHIYTSR; this is encoded by the coding sequence ATGACAGAGCAAACCAAATCCGATCAGACACGTAAGAAAATCCTAACGGCGGGGCGAGAGCTTGCCTTGAAGGGGGGCTTTAGCGGCGTTGGTATCGCGCAAATCCTTGCGGAGAGCGGCGTGCCGAAGGGGTCTTTCTACTATTACTTCCCCTCCAAGGACGCCTTTGGGCAGGCGATGCTGCACGATTATGTGGACGATTACCTGTCACGCATGGATCTGCTGACCGCGAGCCCGCAGCTGGCGGGCGACAAACTGGCCGCCTTTTGGGGCGCGTGGCTTGGCCATGAGGGGGCGGGCGGGATTTCGACCCGCTGTCTTGTGGTCAAGCTTGGGGCAGAGATCGCCGATCTGTCGGAGGGGATGCGCGTGGTCCTGGATACGGGCGTGGACGCCTTGGTGGACCGGATCGCTGCCCTACTTATTGCGGGCGTCGGCGATGGGTCCGTGCGTCCCGTTGACGACCCGCAAGCGGTGGCGCGGATGCTTTACGCAAAGTTTCTCGGGGCGGCCATCCTTGCCAAGATATCTCGGAGTGACCTGCCGCTACAGCAGGCGCTGGCCGAGACTCGACACATCTACACATCAAGATAA
- a CDS encoding zinc-binding dehydrogenase, which produces MKAAIHDTFGEPVDVLVAKETTKPAPAAGEVLVKMTLSPIHNHDLWTIRGNYGYKPDLPGAIGGSEALGTVEAVGDGVDAAMVGKRVAVAGIHGSWAEYFVAPAAGVLPLPDAISDTLGAQLIAMPFSALSLLETLKAKKGDWIIQTAANGAVGRIMEVLAKARGINLVNLVRRDAAAQELKDLGFGNVLSTSDADWKEKAAQLTGPAGAVSAIDSVGGETSADLVDLLGLDGELVVFGTATGAAMPLSSGALIMKHITVKGFWGSRVSKDMAPEERTRLITELVTLAAKGDLTLADGGVFGLDHVSEAMTAALEPGRAGKVMLRP; this is translated from the coding sequence ATGAAAGCTGCAATCCACGACACATTTGGCGAACCGGTGGACGTGCTCGTCGCCAAGGAAACGACCAAACCTGCCCCTGCGGCGGGTGAAGTTCTGGTCAAGATGACCCTGTCGCCCATCCACAACCACGACCTTTGGACGATCCGGGGCAACTATGGCTACAAGCCCGACCTGCCCGGCGCCATCGGCGGGTCCGAGGCCCTTGGCACGGTAGAGGCCGTGGGCGACGGCGTTGACGCGGCCATGGTCGGCAAGCGTGTGGCGGTTGCGGGCATCCACGGGTCTTGGGCCGAATATTTCGTGGCCCCGGCGGCGGGCGTTCTGCCTCTGCCAGACGCGATTTCTGACACGCTTGGCGCGCAATTGATCGCCATGCCGTTCAGCGCCCTGTCTTTGCTAGAGACGTTGAAGGCCAAGAAAGGCGATTGGATCATCCAAACCGCGGCAAACGGCGCCGTGGGGCGGATCATGGAAGTGCTGGCGAAAGCGCGGGGGATCAACCTGGTAAACCTTGTGCGCCGCGACGCTGCCGCGCAGGAGTTGAAAGACCTGGGCTTTGGCAACGTCCTATCCACCAGCGACGCTGATTGGAAAGAGAAAGCGGCGCAGTTGACCGGCCCGGCGGGCGCCGTTTCGGCGATTGATTCCGTTGGCGGCGAAACCTCGGCCGATCTGGTCGACCTTCTGGGCTTGGACGGAGAGCTGGTGGTGTTTGGCACGGCAACCGGGGCGGCGATGCCACTGTCGTCGGGGGCGCTGATCATGAAGCACATCACGGTGAAGGGCTTCTGGGGCTCTCGCGTCAGCAAGGACATGGCCCCCGAGGAACGCACCCGCCTGATCACCGAGTTGGTGACATTGGCGGCCAAGGGTGACCTGACGTTGGCCGACGGTGGTGTCTTTGGGCTGGATCACGTGTCCGAGGCCATGACAGCAGCGCTAGAGCCGGGCCGCGCGGGTAAGGTAATGCTGCGGCCATAA